Proteins co-encoded in one Haloarcula sp. DT43 genomic window:
- a CDS encoding glycosyltransferase family 4 protein, translated as MDITIVCTHLGHARGGAEINDLHLGSEFEELGHSVTYTFQRDKKRNPIEFDRRCAPVSCPYLYGISYDMPEPLGKVLRHLNQELFVRRLKKHRPALFRDTDMILTTGRPILTRLSSIASAPVFHAVRGSVNSRYHRHLRRADGLVFWGGCEESYEDPDMFETPYITIDPGVNTDLFYSYTNSSVQALSRDEAVPQLLFVGRLEPVKRVDQILQAASILRDDGIPFHLTVIGDGSQFESLKQTASELAIEDVVRFTGRVPHEDIPDYLNASDVFVLSSRMENHPIALKEAMACGTYAVAPDTGRIREMLDSENRGQVYKPNTAESLAAVLETVISTEAYEISTNTGPAQVAGWRENAEELIKLYRTVTG; from the coding sequence ATGGATATTACGATAGTCTGTACGCATCTGGGCCACGCACGTGGTGGTGCAGAAATCAACGATCTGCATCTTGGTTCGGAGTTTGAGGAACTCGGGCACAGCGTTACCTACACGTTCCAGCGAGATAAAAAGCGAAATCCAATCGAATTCGACCGACGTTGTGCCCCTGTTAGCTGCCCCTACCTGTATGGAATCAGTTATGATATGCCGGAACCGCTCGGGAAAGTGCTCCGGCATCTAAATCAAGAATTGTTCGTTCGAAGGCTAAAAAAACACCGTCCGGCGTTATTTAGAGACACAGATATGATTCTCACTACTGGACGTCCAATTCTCACACGGTTATCATCGATAGCATCGGCCCCGGTGTTCCACGCTGTACGTGGGTCGGTGAATTCACGGTATCACCGGCATCTGAGGCGCGCAGATGGGCTTGTATTCTGGGGAGGTTGTGAGGAAAGCTACGAGGATCCGGATATGTTTGAAACACCATATATTACCATAGATCCCGGAGTTAATACAGACCTGTTCTACTCTTACACCAACTCAAGTGTCCAAGCTCTATCGAGAGATGAAGCAGTGCCACAGTTGCTGTTCGTAGGTCGCTTAGAACCGGTAAAACGTGTAGACCAGATACTTCAAGCAGCATCGATATTACGTGACGATGGGATACCGTTCCATTTGACTGTTATCGGAGATGGCTCGCAGTTCGAGTCGCTCAAGCAGACAGCCTCGGAATTAGCGATCGAGGATGTCGTCAGATTCACTGGACGAGTCCCACATGAAGATATACCGGACTATCTCAACGCTAGTGACGTATTCGTGCTCTCCTCACGGATGGAGAATCACCCAATCGCCCTGAAAGAGGCTATGGCCTGCGGGACGTACGCTGTCGCACCGGATACAGGCCGTATCCGAGAGATGCTGGACAGCGAGAATCGTGGCCAAGTATATAAACCAAACACTGCAGAGTCGCTGGCTGCTGTATTAGAAACGGTCATAAGCACCGAGGCTTATGAAATTTCGACAAACACTGGACCGGCACAGGTGGCTGGGTGGCGAGAGAACGCAGAAGAGCTCATCAAGTTGTATCGGACAGTCACTGGCTAG
- a CDS encoding lipid II flippase MurJ, with protein MGLGKSVSWNALITFVVTVGSRFSKFLGSVVFANVAGGASLGVFYLFTSLFRVLRKLIGLGLGQAIVTQTAEAVSSDDTDHVGEIVSSALLVRLTSLCFVSVVLYAARHRLGRYVGLNRIWIYLVVALSLTMLLSTARSVLVGVKRVDVASTLDFLKEISMIVIQIALVLLGFDAFGLVAGFLAGMAVPTALAIVRTARFLEDLHPARDRIEAQLSFARFSFLDSLVGGEQIWIDTLMLGAVVTITQSDIGVYGITYSIAMFGLTLSSSISRAILPEIRDLDVADQYQNRDRLVQKSIKYSTLIALPLFFGALAIGDNVLAFIYGFDRGFEPLLFLTAGTMVFSIYQPVHQTFYALDRPRTAFLVSAVTSLSNFSLNILLIPPFGIAGAGLSTAASMCLSAATGLLLLRRLGVVSPLPFRAWRIQFGAAVLMALIVRFGDVQVGTDSLLSTSMLVTAGVAIYASVVLVGDSEIRKQLFNRLGSLTAP; from the coding sequence ATGGGTTTAGGAAAGAGTGTTAGCTGGAATGCATTAATCACATTTGTGGTTACCGTCGGCTCGCGATTTTCGAAATTTCTCGGGAGTGTTGTCTTTGCTAACGTTGCCGGAGGCGCGTCGCTTGGTGTGTTCTATTTGTTCACCTCGTTGTTCCGTGTCCTGCGGAAACTTATCGGACTCGGACTCGGCCAGGCAATCGTCACTCAAACGGCCGAGGCAGTTTCCAGCGACGACACCGACCATGTCGGTGAAATTGTCTCTTCGGCACTGCTCGTCCGACTAACCAGCCTCTGTTTCGTCAGCGTAGTATTGTACGCTGCACGGCACCGTCTGGGCCGGTACGTTGGGCTCAACCGCATTTGGATATATCTCGTCGTCGCGCTCAGTCTGACAATGCTCCTCTCAACTGCCAGATCCGTGCTCGTCGGGGTCAAACGTGTTGATGTCGCCAGCACCCTTGATTTCCTCAAAGAGATTTCGATGATTGTTATTCAGATTGCCCTCGTGTTGCTCGGGTTTGATGCATTCGGACTGGTGGCTGGGTTTCTCGCTGGCATGGCAGTTCCGACCGCGCTGGCTATCGTCCGGACGGCTCGGTTCCTTGAGGACTTGCATCCGGCGAGAGACCGTATCGAAGCACAACTTTCCTTCGCCCGGTTCTCTTTTCTCGACTCACTGGTCGGCGGTGAACAGATCTGGATTGACACGCTGATGCTCGGTGCGGTCGTTACGATAACGCAATCTGATATCGGTGTGTACGGAATAACATACTCGATAGCGATGTTTGGACTGACCTTATCTTCGTCTATAAGCCGTGCCATTCTCCCCGAAATCCGAGACCTTGACGTAGCGGACCAATATCAGAACCGTGATAGACTCGTTCAGAAGTCAATAAAATATTCGACGCTCATTGCACTCCCTCTGTTCTTCGGTGCGTTAGCCATTGGTGACAACGTGCTGGCCTTTATTTATGGGTTTGACCGCGGCTTTGAGCCCCTCCTCTTTCTAACCGCAGGCACGATGGTGTTCAGTATTTATCAACCGGTGCATCAGACATTTTACGCCCTCGACAGACCTCGAACCGCCTTCTTGGTCAGTGCCGTGACAAGCCTCAGCAATTTCTCACTAAATATTCTTCTGATACCACCATTCGGAATTGCAGGTGCCGGTTTATCTACAGCGGCATCAATGTGTCTTTCGGCAGCTACTGGACTCCTTTTACTTCGACGGTTGGGTGTCGTTTCACCGCTCCCGTTCCGAGCCTGGCGAATACAGTTCGGTGCGGCAGTCTTGATGGCCCTCATCGTCCGATTCGGCGACGTTCAGGTCGGAACCGACTCGTTGCTGTCTACCAGTATGCTGGTCACCGCCGGTGTCGCAATTTATGCGAGTGTCGTCCTCGTCGGTGATTCGGAAATTCGAAAACAACTTTTCAATCGGCTCGGCTCGCTGACCGCACCGTGA
- a CDS encoding sulfatase — MVLIVMDTARVDESYGLLDAKSAAEESESTLATATTYRRAISSAPWTLPSHASLFTGTTPSKHGAHAGHKHLSDDLTTISEILQNQGYETVAVSNNTWISGEFGFERGFETFYKTWQYVQSNTDLGKIARQEEGVDKLKKATEALFNGNPVTNLTNAIYGQFLRKNEDDGAAQTNKWVHDWLKTRDDTRPFFLFINYIEPHLEYRPAKQHAKEQLPEGISFNEAMDVSQDAWRYIAGDVEMSEEDFVILRALYRAEIAYLFEKIESLIDMFKTAGKWEDTLFIVTSDHGENIGEHDLMDHQYALYETLLNVPLIVHGGPFGGNDIHDLVQLLDIPPTVLDVLDIDALDARKQFQGISFHPDSEATREHAVAEYLAPQPSMAALEKRVGELPPEVHIYDRTLRTIRTDRYKYIRGSDGSRELYEIQLDSDETNDIADRESKKVVELDEQLDTWLDSFKHAENVSDVSMSASTKSRLEELGYLQ; from the coding sequence GTGGTCCTCATCGTAATGGACACGGCCCGAGTTGACGAGAGCTACGGGCTGTTAGACGCAAAATCGGCTGCAGAAGAGTCGGAAAGTACTCTTGCGACAGCCACAACCTACAGAAGAGCCATCTCCTCAGCACCGTGGACGTTACCATCTCATGCGTCGCTTTTCACTGGGACGACACCATCAAAGCACGGCGCTCATGCGGGTCATAAACACCTCAGCGATGATCTTACCACAATTTCCGAAATTCTCCAAAACCAAGGCTACGAAACAGTCGCTGTCTCCAACAACACCTGGATAAGCGGAGAGTTCGGCTTCGAAAGAGGATTCGAAACGTTCTACAAGACTTGGCAGTATGTCCAGTCCAACACAGACCTCGGAAAAATCGCTCGGCAAGAAGAGGGAGTCGACAAACTTAAAAAAGCTACCGAAGCATTGTTCAATGGAAACCCGGTGACGAACCTGACAAACGCTATCTACGGTCAGTTCCTACGAAAGAATGAGGACGATGGCGCTGCCCAAACCAACAAATGGGTTCATGACTGGCTCAAGACACGAGACGACACACGGCCGTTCTTCCTCTTCATCAACTACATCGAACCCCATCTCGAATATCGCCCTGCCAAGCAACACGCAAAGGAACAGCTTCCCGAGGGCATAAGCTTCAACGAAGCGATGGACGTTTCACAAGATGCGTGGAGATATATTGCCGGCGACGTCGAAATGTCAGAGGAAGATTTCGTCATCCTTCGGGCGTTATACAGGGCTGAAATCGCATATCTCTTCGAGAAGATCGAATCCCTTATCGATATGTTCAAAACAGCTGGGAAATGGGAGGATACACTTTTTATTGTCACAAGCGACCATGGAGAGAATATTGGCGAACATGATCTGATGGACCACCAGTACGCGCTCTACGAAACACTCCTGAATGTCCCACTAATTGTTCACGGCGGTCCGTTCGGGGGCAATGATATCCACGACCTCGTCCAACTCCTCGATATCCCTCCTACCGTGCTTGACGTACTCGATATCGATGCGCTTGATGCACGGAAACAATTTCAGGGAATCTCGTTTCACCCCGATTCCGAGGCGACGCGTGAGCACGCGGTCGCCGAATACCTTGCTCCCCAACCATCGATGGCCGCACTCGAAAAGCGCGTCGGCGAACTCCCCCCAGAGGTCCATATATATGATCGAACCCTCCGTACGATTCGCACTGATCGATATAAATACATTCGTGGATCTGATGGGTCACGGGAACTCTACGAGATCCAGTTAGACTCCGATGAAACAAACGATATTGCTGACAGAGAGTCTAAAAAAGTCGTTGAGTTGGACGAGCAGCTCGACACGTGGCTCGATTCGTTCAAACATGCCGAAAACGTATCCGATGTCTCAATGAGCGCTAGTACGAAGTCCCGGCTAGAGGAACTCGGTTATTTACAGTAG
- a CDS encoding glycosyltransferase family 2 protein: MTDQYSISVVIATRNRPSKLENCLRSISQQESVPAEVVVVDDGTNSLASDVMRSLLPATVQLEVTTSAGPTSTSTARNTGARVASSSIVLFLDDDVVLAPSYINRLREMYKSLDSSDLAGIGGYDDELRTPSWVEELYNSLFYLAEGRWRINSCGMQSWGHVSGTTAADWLSGNNASYKRSVLVDHPFPHWEGGREALEDIAMGWRLKRAGYRLLIDPGLTVDHDETGITEGDFAFGVKRGKNRIRIFRNWGRQILWPLFVWAYFGETLRQFLAPAVDGDVRAHWQIGCGMIAAPFVFLLGVLNQ, from the coding sequence ATGACTGACCAATACAGCATTTCGGTTGTGATTGCCACCCGAAACCGGCCTTCGAAACTCGAAAACTGTCTTCGTTCGATATCGCAACAGGAAAGCGTTCCAGCGGAAGTGGTTGTGGTTGACGACGGTACGAACTCTCTCGCCAGCGACGTCATGAGGAGTCTACTCCCAGCGACAGTCCAACTCGAAGTAACCACCTCGGCGGGACCCACAAGTACGTCGACAGCACGGAATACCGGTGCACGAGTTGCTTCCTCCAGCATTGTTCTTTTTCTGGACGACGATGTCGTCCTTGCACCGTCGTACATCAACCGACTGCGTGAGATGTACAAGTCGCTGGATAGTTCAGATCTGGCTGGCATCGGAGGTTACGACGATGAGCTAAGGACACCGTCCTGGGTTGAGGAGCTGTATAACAGCCTATTCTATCTGGCCGAAGGTCGGTGGCGTATCAACAGTTGTGGCATGCAATCATGGGGACACGTCTCCGGCACAACAGCCGCCGATTGGCTCTCGGGGAACAACGCGAGTTATAAACGGTCTGTCCTCGTTGACCACCCCTTTCCACATTGGGAAGGTGGACGTGAAGCGCTTGAGGACATCGCAATGGGTTGGCGACTCAAGCGCGCTGGCTACCGGCTATTGATAGATCCCGGGCTGACAGTTGATCACGACGAAACAGGTATTACGGAGGGCGACTTCGCGTTCGGGGTGAAGCGGGGAAAAAACCGAATCAGGATATTCCGAAACTGGGGCAGACAGATACTCTGGCCACTGTTCGTTTGGGCATATTTCGGAGAAACCTTGAGACAGTTCCTGGCACCCGCTGTCGACGGCGACGTACGGGCCCACTGGCAAATCGGTTGTGGCATGATCGCTGCCCCATTCGTGTTTTTGTTGGGAGTTCTTAATCAATAG
- a CDS encoding IS6 family transposase, translated as MSLADLLRETLEEDSQDVWENERTPTPVRRFGVRLHTAGLSIRETVAILDLLGVDRSHGAVWNWVHTLSEAQSDPPTASPSRVAVDEKQIKVDGEKKWLYAAVDTESKLLLEVDVFSRRGTDPAAAFLHQLTEKHDVADSVFLVDAGGYLTALSRHDLSGRLDYRIRNHIEKWFQTVTMRIDRFHSFWRGSQSSAKQWIRRFRHHYNHERPNQALDGRTPAEEIQN; from the coding sequence ATGTCACTCGCAGACCTGCTCAGAGAAACCTTAGAGGAGGACAGTCAAGACGTTTGGGAGAACGAGCGGACCCCGACACCCGTCCGGCGATTTGGAGTGCGTCTCCACACGGCGGGGCTGTCGATCAGGGAGACAGTGGCGATCTTAGACCTGCTGGGTGTCGATCGCTCTCACGGTGCGGTCTGGAACTGGGTGCATACGCTGTCCGAGGCTCAGAGCGACCCGCCGACGGCGTCGCCGTCGCGGGTCGCGGTCGATGAGAAACAGATCAAGGTTGACGGCGAGAAAAAGTGGTTGTACGCCGCTGTCGACACCGAATCAAAGCTGCTGCTCGAAGTTGACGTGTTCAGCCGCCGCGGGACTGACCCCGCGGCGGCGTTCCTGCATCAGCTCACCGAGAAACACGATGTTGCCGATTCAGTGTTTCTCGTCGATGCTGGCGGCTACCTGACTGCCCTCTCACGTCACGATTTGAGCGGTCGGCTCGACTACCGAATCCGGAACCACATCGAAAAGTGGTTCCAGACTGTGACCATGCGAATCGACCGCTTCCACTCCTTCTGGAGGGGCAGTCAGTCCAGCGCGAAACAGTGGATACGACGCTTTAGACACCACTACAACCACGAACGACCGAACCAGGCACTCGACGGACGAACGCCAGCGGAGGAGATTCAGAACTAG
- a CDS encoding DUF4330 family protein: MADSRSSALLDEDGNIFGLVNVVDALAVLLVVAVVVAGAALVLQPEPESPPPNTTNVTLDLGTQPSYIVTEITEGDTYSPGGDSELTVTDVHVTPQGDQTRVIVRTTLQGPPDGDSLTYANAPPRLGRPLTVATSRYEVRGQIRAVGGNDSLAQEDTTVVLRDTMASAEARDVTPGDEVRLAGRTVATIEDVAAYATEDPTEQTVFVEATLDTHRQQSDRRFGGTQVRRGQSVTLPAEDYTLDGRIEQVGNGLQSTTADVLIETTVDTETADRLATGDVATVAGYEAAEVRTVTTYATQNPDRKRVFVGLSLATLESSGRQQFGSAAVQRGNDITVSTESYELSGTIDRVGALEPRGAVTNRTVTLRMTDMRADMADAIRPGMTETSGGETVARVSRVSTEPSVIITTGDNGSVNVVDHPYLRDVTITTELRVRETTSGVQFKGESVQQGSTVVINLGTITIEATVVSVGL; this comes from the coding sequence ATGGCAGATAGTCGTTCGTCGGCCCTCCTCGACGAGGATGGGAACATCTTCGGTCTCGTCAATGTCGTCGATGCATTGGCCGTCCTGCTCGTCGTCGCAGTCGTCGTGGCAGGCGCCGCGCTCGTCCTCCAGCCCGAGCCTGAGTCACCTCCGCCGAACACGACCAACGTCACCCTCGACCTCGGGACGCAACCGTCGTACATCGTCACAGAGATCACTGAAGGCGATACGTACAGTCCCGGCGGCGATTCCGAGCTCACGGTCACGGACGTTCACGTGACTCCCCAGGGCGATCAGACTCGCGTCATCGTCCGTACCACGCTTCAGGGACCGCCCGACGGTGACAGCCTCACGTACGCGAATGCACCCCCGCGTCTCGGCCGGCCGCTGACCGTCGCGACGAGCCGCTACGAGGTCCGCGGCCAGATACGTGCCGTCGGTGGTAACGACAGCCTCGCCCAAGAAGACACGACCGTGGTTCTCAGAGACACCATGGCCAGCGCCGAAGCGCGAGACGTCACGCCCGGTGATGAAGTTCGACTCGCCGGGCGCACTGTCGCGACCATCGAGGACGTCGCTGCATACGCGACCGAGGACCCGACCGAGCAGACCGTCTTCGTCGAGGCGACACTCGACACACACCGACAGCAATCCGACCGCCGGTTCGGCGGCACACAGGTCCGGCGCGGACAGTCGGTCACCCTCCCAGCCGAGGACTACACGCTCGACGGGCGCATCGAACAGGTCGGTAACGGCCTTCAGTCGACGACCGCCGATGTGCTCATCGAGACCACCGTCGACACCGAAACGGCCGACCGTCTCGCCACCGGCGACGTCGCTACCGTTGCCGGGTACGAGGCCGCCGAAGTGCGAACGGTCACCACGTACGCGACACAGAACCCCGACCGCAAACGCGTGTTCGTCGGTCTCTCGCTGGCGACCCTGGAAAGCAGCGGCCGCCAGCAGTTCGGCAGCGCCGCCGTCCAGCGCGGGAACGACATCACCGTCTCGACAGAGAGCTACGAACTCTCCGGCACCATCGACCGCGTCGGCGCACTCGAACCCCGCGGGGCGGTCACCAATCGAACGGTCACCCTGCGGATGACCGACATGCGCGCGGATATGGCCGACGCGATCAGGCCCGGCATGACCGAAACCAGCGGTGGCGAAACAGTTGCTCGCGTCAGTCGCGTCTCCACCGAGCCGTCTGTCATCATCACGACGGGTGACAACGGTTCCGTCAACGTCGTCGACCACCCGTACCTGCGAGACGTCACCATCACGACCGAACTCCGGGTCCGTGAGACGACGAGCGGTGTCCAGTTCAAAGGCGAGTCCGTCCAGCAGGGCTCGACGGTCGTCATCAATCTCGGGACGATAACCATCGAAGCGACGGTCGTGAGCGTCGGGCTCTGA
- a CDS encoding glycosyltransferase family 4 protein, which translates to MSKIGVLTIPDLTSYNPERITFGICSAIGTDNDVDIVGAESVSDRIADWFSIFSYLPRQRSSRPLQLLLLLPVTALNLLLYIHREKPDVLASFGNLGVNGFLVTTIGRLVSTPSVVRVTSDMFEIYRYQSSPFERLNTFVQNNVFGYIAVQLASRVIVLGPRTEDKLVNRGVASSKIHIIPQPPQTEEVPHPDSAFSVRAKHDIPADIPVILYVGRFSNEKGAERLIQTVNYVLNRSDDIHFLLVGAGGEKAKLVERALEGPRVHFAGHVKHEYIHYYYKAADIFLQPSNTEGLPNTVLESLYFNLPVVATDSGGEVITHVSNIGTDNRELGELLLRGGENLITDTLPDRATSQRNAELYRRLFSTIEV; encoded by the coding sequence ATGTCGAAGATCGGCGTTTTGACTATTCCGGACCTCACGTCGTACAACCCGGAACGAATTACGTTTGGAATCTGCTCAGCTATCGGGACTGACAACGACGTCGATATTGTCGGTGCTGAGTCGGTTAGCGACAGAATTGCGGACTGGTTTTCTATTTTCAGCTATCTACCACGTCAGCGTTCGTCCAGGCCCCTCCAACTTTTATTACTCCTGCCAGTGACAGCGTTAAATTTACTTCTATATATTCATCGAGAAAAACCGGACGTTCTTGCTTCATTCGGTAATTTGGGTGTTAACGGATTTCTTGTTACTACCATTGGGCGTCTCGTCTCGACACCGTCAGTCGTCCGCGTTACGAGCGATATGTTTGAAATCTACCGATATCAGAGTAGCCCGTTTGAGCGCCTGAACACATTCGTACAGAACAACGTCTTCGGATATATCGCTGTTCAACTGGCCAGTCGTGTCATCGTCCTCGGACCGAGAACAGAGGACAAACTCGTCAACCGAGGTGTCGCTTCATCAAAAATTCATATTATCCCACAACCGCCACAGACCGAGGAAGTACCACATCCAGATTCGGCGTTTTCAGTGCGTGCTAAACACGACATCCCTGCAGACATTCCTGTAATACTCTATGTGGGTCGCTTCTCCAATGAGAAGGGGGCAGAGCGGCTGATTCAAACGGTAAACTATGTCCTCAACCGCAGTGACGATATCCACTTTCTTCTGGTCGGGGCAGGTGGTGAAAAAGCGAAACTGGTCGAGCGTGCTCTTGAGGGGCCAAGAGTTCACTTTGCTGGCCATGTGAAGCACGAGTATATCCACTACTATTACAAAGCGGCCGACATCTTCCTCCAGCCCTCTAACACAGAAGGACTACCCAACACTGTGTTGGAGAGTCTTTACTTCAACCTCCCAGTTGTTGCGACGGACTCCGGCGGTGAAGTGATTACACACGTGTCAAATATCGGTACAGATAATCGTGAACTCGGTGAACTATTACTTAGAGGTGGAGAGAATCTCATAACAGATACGTTACCGGACCGAGCAACGTCTCAGCGAAACGCCGAACTGTATCGGCGTCTCTTTTCAACGATCGAAGTATAA
- a CDS encoding O-antigen ligase family protein — protein sequence MYSFPRWITNIGFLWITFYLYLVLRWAVLPTSRGFSILQSYIFIPIFAATLIILLRDHEDFNRVVHYVLIAIVALAILSVLDVLFGAQRADPLGLNPNNLGLRFVVGLFLSGVLIEQTETRVRTGSYVICILILLLGLGATGSREAYISFVSALIFYIVVNYNNISLRYILSRTLVPVLVALAGIIIIEPNLVTGSFGRVKALVTFIANPDAPVGAGSRSLSIRYSLLKTSIEMIQEKPLFGFGLGTFQEYTSTLNRFNQPRGAHSTYLYVGSQTGLIGLLLLIAVFTSMLNTIRRGIFLESSNILGEKKRMSLLGSIVIAGFVNAIAADVVRWKIFWIGIALALAHYKIIEKNKSNS from the coding sequence ATGTACTCATTCCCAAGATGGATCACTAACATTGGGTTCTTATGGATTACATTTTACCTGTATTTGGTTCTACGTTGGGCAGTTTTACCGACCAGTAGGGGGTTCTCTATCCTTCAGAGCTATATCTTCATCCCTATTTTTGCAGCAACACTCATAATACTTTTGAGAGACCATGAAGATTTTAATAGGGTAGTACATTATGTACTCATTGCGATAGTCGCCTTGGCAATTTTATCAGTGCTTGATGTTTTATTCGGTGCCCAGCGTGCAGATCCACTTGGTCTAAACCCAAACAATCTTGGGTTACGCTTTGTTGTCGGCCTTTTCTTAAGTGGTGTCTTGATTGAACAAACAGAGACCCGTGTACGGACTGGGTCATATGTCATCTGTATACTTATACTACTCCTTGGTCTGGGAGCAACAGGCTCACGTGAGGCATATATTTCATTTGTTTCAGCTCTAATATTCTACATAGTGGTCAACTACAATAATATTTCTCTGCGATACATACTTTCAAGGACGCTGGTTCCGGTTTTGGTGGCACTTGCCGGTATCATTATAATCGAACCGAATCTTGTCACCGGATCCTTTGGCCGGGTCAAAGCTCTAGTAACGTTCATCGCTAATCCGGATGCGCCTGTCGGCGCGGGTTCAAGATCTCTTAGTATTAGATATTCATTGCTAAAAACATCTATTGAAATGATACAAGAAAAGCCACTTTTTGGCTTTGGGTTAGGGACATTTCAAGAATATACTTCAACATTAAATCGGTTTAACCAGCCACGAGGTGCGCACAGCACATATTTGTATGTAGGCTCTCAGACAGGTTTGATTGGGCTCTTATTACTTATAGCGGTGTTTACTTCTATGCTTAATACTATACGCCGAGGTATTTTTTTGGAATCTAGCAACATCTTGGGGGAGAAAAAGAGGATGTCATTACTTGGTAGTATCGTAATTGCCGGTTTTGTTAATGCTATTGCGGCAGATGTCGTTCGATGGAAGATATTTTGGATTGGTATCGCATTAGCGCTCGCACATTACAAAATAATCGAAAAGAATAAAAGCAATTCATGA
- a CDS encoding alkaline phosphatase family protein, translating to MKTAIIGLDGGTYRIIDNYREDLPTLDRLMADGYHSILDSTQPPTTSVAWPSFATGQNPAKYGMFDFMGRFPETLNFYINDARKKGFDFFWEHMDEPIGLGSVPLIPYHNTDGFFVQGSLARINEDQIVSPISLKEIIPDYYDYRINWQDDTADIVDGVMKRIAAREEFFKHLISTFDIPLYFLMFNAIDHIQHHFWAYMHESHPAHEDSSFGAAILDAYKRFDEALENILACFDERVNVVIASDHGFKPCHTELNINALLNQKGYLEYDVGTSTAVLTDAYDFLKNHISADTLEFLIPSSVKSAAKDQMPRNDRIMDAINWTETSAYSFGVMPNIYLNLVGREKYGQVSQAAYDQICDELTEMFLDVTDPKTGKNVFKNVYQRDDIYHGPYIEQAPDLVLETTTGFYCSGNLGTQIFTRKTGPMPNSGVHEREGILIANGPDIATSDGRAERNGIADVAPTLLHLLGYPIPENMDGTVILGLDTSDRTPAYTDHKKSEKKHVESRVLTLKQLGRI from the coding sequence ATGAAAACGGCGATCATAGGTTTAGATGGAGGTACATATAGGATAATTGATAATTATCGGGAAGACCTCCCAACGCTGGATCGATTAATGGCCGATGGGTACCACTCAATTCTCGATAGTACACAGCCACCAACCACCTCGGTGGCCTGGCCATCATTTGCGACTGGACAGAACCCAGCAAAATACGGGATGTTCGATTTCATGGGTCGTTTTCCGGAGACCCTGAACTTCTACATTAACGATGCTCGAAAAAAAGGATTCGATTTTTTTTGGGAGCATATGGACGAACCCATCGGACTTGGCTCGGTACCACTGATTCCGTATCACAATACGGACGGATTCTTCGTGCAGGGTAGTCTCGCTCGAATCAACGAGGACCAGATCGTATCTCCAATATCGCTCAAAGAGATAATTCCGGACTACTACGACTATAGGATAAACTGGCAAGACGACACTGCAGATATCGTCGACGGTGTCATGAAGCGTATCGCTGCACGAGAGGAGTTCTTCAAACACCTCATCTCAACGTTCGATATTCCTCTGTACTTCTTAATGTTCAATGCAATTGATCATATCCAGCACCACTTCTGGGCGTATATGCATGAGTCGCATCCCGCTCATGAGGATTCGTCATTTGGAGCAGCGATTCTGGACGCATACAAGCGTTTTGACGAAGCGTTAGAAAATATTCTCGCATGCTTCGACGAGCGCGTCAATGTCGTAATTGCAAGTGACCACGGATTCAAGCCGTGCCATACTGAGTTGAATATTAACGCGTTACTCAATCAGAAGGGGTATCTAGAATACGATGTCGGCACATCGACGGCAGTGTTGACCGATGCGTACGACTTTCTCAAAAACCACATCAGCGCAGACACATTAGAATTTCTTATTCCTAGCAGTGTCAAGTCGGCAGCAAAGGACCAAATGCCCCGGAACGACAGGATTATGGATGCTATCAACTGGACAGAGACTTCAGCCTATAGTTTCGGTGTGATGCCGAATATCTACCTCAACTTGGTTGGTCGCGAGAAGTACGGGCAGGTCAGTCAAGCAGCCTATGACCAAATCTGTGACGAACTCACAGAAATGTTTCTTGACGTAACAGATCCCAAGACTGGGAAAAACGTGTTCAAAAATGTTTATCAGCGAGACGATATCTACCATGGCCCATATATCGAACAAGCACCAGACCTTGTGCTAGAAACGACTACTGGGTTCTACTGTTCTGGTAATTTGGGAACCCAGATTTTCACCCGGAAGACTGGTCCGATGCCAAACTCGGGTGTCCACGAGCGGGAAGGTATCCTCATTGCTAACGGACCAGACATTGCAACCAGTGATGGGCGAGCCGAACGGAATGGAATCGCAGATGTTGCACCTACACTTCTTCATCTTCTAGGGTATCCGATCCCAGAGAACATGGATGGGACGGTAATACTTGGGCTCGATACGTCTGACAGAACGCCGGCCTATACCGACCATAAGAAGTCCGAAAAGAAACACGTCGAAAGCCGGGTATTAACGTTAAAACAGCTTGGTAGAATCTGA